In Psychrobacter ciconiae, the following are encoded in one genomic region:
- the tsaD gene encoding tRNA (adenosine(37)-N6)-threonylcarbamoyltransferase complex transferase subunit TsaD, whose protein sequence is MKVLGLETSCDETGLAIFDSEQMASPNQGLVGQVLYSQIELHALYGGVVPELASRDHIRKLVPLLNELLDKCNLSKSDIDAIAYTKGPGLIGALMTGALFGRSLAFGLGIPAIGIHHMEGHLLAPLMSPNPPQFPFVSLLVSGGHTQLIAAFGIGKYEILGESIDDAAGECFDKAAKMLNLPYPGGPNIAKLAETGNPQAFDLPRPMLHRGLDFSFSGMKTAVHNLIKDTDGSQDNPQVRADIAASFQHAVVDTLVKKCVKALKQVNMTRLVIAGGVSANTELRQSLEAALAKIGAQVFYAPPELCTDNGAMIAFAGFQRLNAGQSDDLAVSCVPRWPMSELPPIAENS, encoded by the coding sequence ATGAAAGTATTGGGCTTAGAGACGTCGTGTGATGAAACGGGACTGGCGATTTTTGACAGCGAGCAGATGGCAAGCCCTAACCAAGGCTTGGTCGGTCAAGTGCTGTATTCGCAAATTGAGCTGCACGCGCTTTATGGCGGCGTCGTTCCTGAGCTTGCCAGTCGCGACCATATCCGAAAGCTTGTGCCCTTACTTAACGAATTGCTTGATAAATGCAATCTGAGCAAAAGTGACATTGACGCTATTGCCTATACCAAAGGTCCAGGCTTGATTGGCGCGCTGATGACCGGTGCGCTGTTTGGTCGCAGTTTGGCGTTTGGGCTTGGTATTCCGGCGATTGGCATTCATCATATGGAGGGGCATTTACTGGCGCCATTGATGAGCCCAAACCCGCCGCAATTTCCGTTTGTCTCTTTGCTGGTGTCCGGCGGTCACACGCAGCTGATTGCCGCGTTTGGTATTGGTAAATACGAAATTTTAGGCGAGTCGATTGACGATGCGGCAGGGGAGTGCTTTGATAAGGCGGCAAAAATGCTTAATTTGCCCTATCCTGGAGGTCCTAATATTGCCAAACTTGCCGAAACTGGCAACCCCCAAGCTTTTGATTTGCCAAGACCGATGCTGCATCGTGGTCTTGATTTTTCTTTTAGCGGGATGAAAACGGCAGTTCACAATTTAATTAAAGATACCGACGGCAGCCAAGATAATCCGCAGGTTCGCGCTGATATTGCCGCAAGCTTTCAACATGCGGTCGTTGATACCTTGGTCAAAAAATGCGTGAAAGCGTTAAAACAAGTCAACATGACGCGGTTGGTCATCGCCGGCGGGGTCAGTGCCAATACTGAGCTTCGGCAATCGCTTGAAGCGGCGCTTGCCAAAATCGGCGCTCAAGTGTTTTACGCGCCGCCTGAGCTTTGCACCGATAATGGCGCGATGATTGCCTTTGCTGGATTTCAGAGGCTAAACGCCGGTCAAAGTGATGATTTGGCGGTCAGCTGTGTTCCGCGTTGGCCGATGAGCGAGCTGCCACCGATTGCTGAAAATAGCTAA
- the crcB gene encoding fluoride efflux transporter CrcB, producing the protein MQWLAIGIGAAIGACLRAWLSRFNGLHNWIPFGTLIANILGGLLIGVAILWFTQFGAHLSPNIRLLVVTGFLGGLTTFSTFSAEVFSLIQDGRLLAGLFLVALHVGLTLIATAIGFYTLKMALNLG; encoded by the coding sequence ATGCAATGGCTTGCCATCGGCATTGGCGCGGCGATTGGGGCATGTCTTCGCGCTTGGTTATCGCGCTTTAACGGGCTTCACAATTGGATTCCCTTTGGGACGCTGATTGCCAATATTTTAGGCGGGCTATTGATTGGCGTGGCAATCCTTTGGTTTACGCAGTTTGGGGCACATTTATCGCCAAATATTAGGCTTTTGGTGGTCACCGGATTTTTGGGCGGCTTGACCACCTTTAGCACCTTTAGCGCTGAAGTCTTTTCTTTAATTCAAGATGGCAGGCTGCTTGCAGGGCTATTTCTCGTGGCGCTTCATGTGGGATTAACTTTAATTGCCACCGCTATTGGTTTTTACACCCTAAAAATGGCGCTAAATTTAGGCTAA